In Paracoccus aminophilus JCM 7686, a single window of DNA contains:
- the bioA gene encoding adenosylmethionine--8-amino-7-oxononanoate transaminase produces MTVIATDRSHLWHPYDNPLQPGPLHVVREAEGVWLTLEDGTRMIDAMSSWWCAAFGHRHPKITAAMTDQIARMPHVMFGGLTHAPATTLAARLAALLPEGLDRVFFSDSGSVAVEVALKMALQAQVALGHPARTRFATVRGGYHGDTWKAMSLCDPETGMHGHFGNALRAEHFLPAPPITFGADWPEDPAQNGIADLEALLTRHGAEIAALILEPVVQGAGGMRFYHPAYLKAARRLCDQAGVFLIFDEIATGFGRTGRLFAMDHAGVAPDILCLGKALTGGHISFAATVTDARIAQAIADAPPRIFMHGPTFMANPLACAAAGASLDLIAEGHWPGQVAAIEAQFRAELAPARHHPAVADLRILGAIAVIETKAPLDMAKVHAAARASGVWLRPFGRLLYAMPPYVITPDELSRVNAAMLDLLG; encoded by the coding sequence ATGACCGTCATCGCCACCGACCGCAGCCATCTCTGGCACCCCTATGACAACCCGCTTCAACCCGGCCCGCTGCATGTCGTGCGCGAGGCCGAGGGCGTCTGGCTGACGCTCGAGGACGGCACGCGGATGATTGATGCGATGTCATCCTGGTGGTGCGCGGCCTTCGGTCACCGCCATCCCAAGATCACGGCGGCGATGACCGATCAGATTGCGCGGATGCCGCATGTGATGTTCGGGGGTCTCACCCATGCCCCCGCGACGACGCTGGCCGCGCGGCTGGCAGCACTTCTGCCGGAGGGGCTTGATCGGGTGTTTTTCTCGGACAGCGGCTCGGTCGCGGTCGAGGTCGCGCTGAAGATGGCGCTTCAGGCACAGGTCGCGCTTGGGCATCCCGCGCGCACCCGCTTTGCGACGGTGCGCGGCGGCTATCACGGCGACACCTGGAAGGCGATGAGCCTTTGCGACCCCGAGACCGGGATGCATGGCCATTTCGGCAATGCCTTGCGCGCCGAGCATTTCCTGCCCGCCCCGCCGATCACCTTTGGCGCCGATTGGCCCGAGGATCCGGCGCAGAACGGGATCGCGGATCTCGAGGCCCTGCTCACGCGCCACGGCGCCGAGATCGCGGCGCTGATTCTCGAGCCGGTCGTGCAAGGCGCGGGCGGGATGCGCTTTTACCACCCCGCCTATCTCAAGGCGGCGCGCAGGCTGTGCGATCAGGCGGGCGTCTTCCTGATCTTCGACGAAATCGCCACCGGCTTTGGCCGGACGGGGCGGCTCTTCGCGATGGATCACGCGGGCGTCGCGCCAGATATTCTCTGCCTCGGCAAGGCGCTGACCGGCGGGCATATCTCGTTCGCGGCGACCGTGACCGATGCGCGGATCGCGCAGGCGATTGCGGACGCGCCGCCACGCATCTTCATGCATGGCCCAACCTTCATGGCCAATCCGCTCGCCTGCGCTGCGGCGGGTGCGAGCCTTGATCTGATCGCCGAGGGGCACTGGCCGGGTCAGGTCGCGGCCATCGAGGCGCAGTTCCGCGCCGAGCTTGCTCCGGCGCGCCACCACCCCGCCGTCGCCGATCTACGCATCCTCGGCGCGATTGCGGTGATCGAGACGAAAGCCCCGCTCGATATGGCGAAGGTCCATGCGGCCGCGCGCGCAAGCGGCGTCTGGCTGCGCCCCTTCGGGCGTCTCTTGTACGCGATGCCGCCCTATGTGATCACGCCGGACGAGCTCTCGCGCGTCAATGCCGCGATGCTGGATCTTCTGGGATGA
- the bioD gene encoding dethiobiotin synthase, which yields MSALIVTGTDTGIGKSVFSAGLTRALGASYWKPVQSGLEEETDSEVVARLAPGCAILPEAYRLHLPASPHRAAAAEGITLDPVRLGIPAHDGPLLIEGAGGLMVPLTPDLLTIDQFAAWQAPVILCARTGLGTINHSLLSLEALRARAIAVIGVVFIGPPEPDSEAIITRLGGTRHLGRLPVLPDLGPDALAEAFTAIDLASIRAALA from the coding sequence ATGAGCGCCTTGATCGTCACCGGAACCGATACCGGCATTGGCAAGTCCGTCTTCAGCGCCGGGCTGACCCGCGCTCTGGGCGCGAGCTACTGGAAGCCCGTGCAATCGGGGCTGGAGGAGGAGACCGACAGCGAAGTGGTCGCGCGGCTTGCCCCCGGCTGCGCGATCCTGCCCGAGGCCTACCGCCTGCACCTGCCCGCCTCGCCCCACCGCGCCGCCGCAGCCGAGGGCATCACGCTTGATCCCGTCCGGCTTGGCATCCCCGCCCATGACGGCCCTTTGCTGATCGAAGGCGCGGGCGGGCTCATGGTGCCGCTGACGCCCGATCTTCTGACCATCGACCAGTTTGCGGCATGGCAAGCGCCGGTGATCCTCTGCGCACGGACCGGACTTGGTACGATCAACCACAGCCTGCTGTCGCTGGAGGCTCTGCGCGCCCGCGCCATTGCCGTGATCGGCGTGGTTTTCATCGGCCCGCCCGAACCTGACAGCGAGGCGATCATCACGCGGCTCGGCGGGACGCGCCATCTGGGCCGCTTGCCCGTCCTGCCCGATCTCGGCCCGGACGCGCTCGCCGAGGCTTTCACCGCGATTGACCTCGCCTCGATCCGCGCGGCGCTGGCATGA
- a CDS encoding aminotransferase class I/II-fold pyridoxal phosphate-dependent enzyme, whose amino-acid sequence MTAFPELAAQLAALEHRARRRVLARAKGLDFASNDYLGLAGSALLREAATAALARAVPFGAGGSRLLRGNHPEHEALEAEAAAFFGAEAALFMGGGFQANLAILSTLPRAGDLILYDTHIHASSHDGMRLSRAETLPFAHNDATALRDAARNWRQAGQRGRIWIAVESLYSMDGDAAPLADFAEIAMESDAVLIVDEAHATGLFGPEGRGLSHGLPDVALIALHTCGKALGVAGALITAERVVIDALIARARPFIYATAPAPFEAALIRAVLAALAADPGLSAGARARRDHANRLAESCGLAPTGSQIIPIPVGEDRAALELARALQACGFDIRAIRPPTVPRGTARLRASITGHVSPDQISALFHTVAELRPQ is encoded by the coding sequence ATGACCGCCTTTCCCGAGCTCGCGGCGCAATTGGCAGCGCTCGAGCATCGCGCGCGGCGCCGGGTGCTGGCGCGGGCCAAAGGGCTCGATTTCGCCTCGAATGATTACCTTGGCCTCGCGGGCTCGGCGCTGCTGCGCGAGGCCGCCACCGCCGCTCTGGCCCGCGCGGTGCCCTTCGGCGCGGGCGGCTCGCGGCTCTTGCGGGGCAATCATCCCGAGCATGAGGCTTTGGAGGCCGAGGCCGCCGCTTTCTTCGGCGCCGAGGCCGCGCTTTTCATGGGCGGCGGCTTTCAGGCCAATCTCGCGATCCTCTCGACGCTGCCGCGCGCGGGCGATCTGATCCTTTATGACACGCATATCCATGCGAGCAGCCATGACGGGATGCGGCTCTCGCGCGCCGAGACCCTGCCCTTTGCCCATAATGATGCGACCGCTCTGCGTGACGCTGCGCGGAACTGGCGGCAGGCTGGGCAGCGCGGGCGGATCTGGATCGCGGTCGAAAGTCTCTATTCGATGGATGGAGACGCGGCACCTCTGGCCGATTTTGCCGAGATCGCGATGGAGAGCGACGCGGTCCTGATCGTCGACGAGGCCCATGCCACCGGCCTTTTTGGGCCAGAGGGGCGCGGGCTTTCGCATGGCCTGCCCGATGTCGCGCTGATCGCGCTGCACACCTGCGGCAAGGCGCTTGGCGTGGCGGGCGCGCTGATCACCGCCGAGCGCGTGGTGATCGATGCGCTGATCGCCCGCGCCCGGCCCTTCATCTATGCGACCGCGCCCGCGCCGTTCGAGGCCGCGCTGATCCGCGCGGTGCTGGCCGCGCTCGCCGCCGATCCCGGCTTGAGCGCAGGTGCCCGCGCCCGGCGCGACCACGCGAACCGTCTGGCCGAGAGCTGCGGGCTTGCTCCGACCGGCAGCCAGATCATCCCGATCCCGGTCGGGGAGGATCGCGCGGCGCTCGAGCTGGCCCGGGCGCTGCAGGCGTGCGGCTTTGACATCCGCGCCATCCGCCCGCCGACCGTGCCGCGCGGCACCGCCCGGCTCCGCGCCTCGATCACCGGCCATGTCTCGCCGGATCAGATCAGCGCGCTCTTCCACACAGTTGCAGAATTGAGACCCCAATGA
- the bioB gene encoding biotin synthase BioB, with the protein MDEIEANKIYNSPFMELLHRAHSLHRQNFDPNHVQRSKLLSIKTGGCPEDCAYCSQSARNGSKLSASKLIEVERVLAEARRAKAQGATRYCMGAAWRSPKERDMPAILAMVEGVKALGMETCMTLGMLDADQTHALKKAGLDYYNHNVDTSERFYPEIITTRSFADRIETLERVREAGINVCSGGILGMGETSEDRVSMLVSLANLPEPPQSVPINMLMPMEDTPLAAATPLDPFDFVRTIALARILMPRSYVRLSAGRSRMSDELQAMCFYAGANSIFVGDTLLTADNPEEDRDAALFRRLGLTGATEPADLVEA; encoded by the coding sequence ATGGACGAGATTGAAGCCAATAAAATCTATAATTCACCTTTCATGGAGCTTCTTCACCGCGCGCATTCCTTGCATCGCCAGAATTTCGATCCGAACCATGTCCAGCGCTCGAAGCTACTGTCGATCAAGACCGGCGGCTGCCCCGAGGATTGCGCCTATTGTTCGCAATCCGCGCGCAATGGCTCGAAGCTCTCGGCCTCCAAGCTGATCGAGGTCGAACGCGTGCTGGCCGAGGCCCGCCGCGCCAAGGCGCAGGGTGCGACGCGCTATTGCATGGGCGCGGCCTGGCGCTCGCCGAAAGAGCGCGACATGCCCGCGATTCTCGCGATGGTCGAAGGCGTGAAGGCCTTGGGGATGGAAACCTGCATGACGCTCGGGATGCTCGATGCGGACCAGACCCATGCGCTGAAAAAGGCCGGGCTCGATTACTACAACCACAATGTCGATACCTCGGAGCGCTTCTACCCCGAGATCATCACGACGCGCAGCTTCGCCGACCGGATCGAGACCTTGGAGCGCGTCCGCGAGGCCGGGATCAATGTCTGTTCGGGCGGCATTCTCGGCATGGGCGAAACCTCCGAGGATCGCGTCTCGATGCTGGTCTCGCTCGCCAATCTGCCAGAGCCGCCGCAATCGGTGCCGATCAATATGCTGATGCCGATGGAGGACACGCCTCTGGCCGCTGCTACGCCGCTTGATCCGTTCGATTTCGTCCGCACCATCGCGCTTGCCCGCATTCTGATGCCGCGCTCTTATGTGCGCCTCTCGGCCGGGCGCAGCCGGATGAGCGATGAGTTGCAGGCGATGTGCTTCTATGCCGGGGCGAATTCGATCTTTGTCGGCGACACGCTGCTGACCGCCGACAACCCCGAAGAGGACCGTGACGCCGCACTTTTCCGCCGCCTTGGCCTGACCGGCGCGACCGAACCGGCGGATCTGGTCGAGGCATGA
- a CDS encoding glutathione S-transferase family protein: MPTLYFSPHACSIAPHILLEWIGQPYVATRIATGSPELIALNPAGAVPVLQEDDGWVLTQAGAILDYLAHKHPGAGLSGGDSLRDRAEAHRWASFLTGDLHGSYWPFFMPDRYTTDTSDSAKEHVVAAARKLVAKKLDLLEDHMAGREWFLGAGKGKRSYVDAYAFPMLGWARQALPDGLGARAQLKDLHARLAADPAVKKVIAAEKAA, encoded by the coding sequence ATGCCGACTTTGTATTTCTCTCCCCATGCCTGCTCGATTGCGCCCCATATCCTGCTCGAATGGATCGGCCAGCCCTATGTCGCCACACGCATCGCAACCGGCTCGCCCGAGCTGATCGCCCTGAACCCCGCAGGTGCGGTCCCGGTCCTGCAAGAGGATGACGGCTGGGTGCTGACCCAAGCGGGCGCGATCCTCGACTATCTGGCGCATAAGCATCCCGGAGCGGGATTAAGCGGCGGCGACAGCCTGCGCGACCGGGCCGAGGCGCATCGGTGGGCGTCGTTTCTCACCGGCGATCTTCACGGCTCTTACTGGCCGTTTTTCATGCCTGACCGCTACACGACCGACACCAGCGACAGCGCGAAGGAACATGTCGTTGCGGCGGCGCGCAAGTTGGTGGCCAAGAAGCTCGACCTGCTCGAAGACCATATGGCGGGGCGCGAGTGGTTTCTGGGCGCGGGCAAAGGCAAACGCTCTTATGTCGATGCCTATGCCTTTCCGATGCTGGGCTGGGCCCGGCAGGCTTTGCCCGACGGGCTGGGCGCCCGGGCGCAGCTGAAAGATCTCCATGCCCGCCTTGCTGCCGATCCCGCCGTGAAAAAAGTCATCGCCGCCGAGAAAGCAGCCTAA
- a CDS encoding energy-coupling factor ABC transporter ATP-binding protein has product MTAEPDDSLIFDAAEVRQDGHRLLGPLSLTLRERRVAVIGRNGAGKSTFLRLAAGLLAPASGQVRVSGLDPARDRAAMLATIGILFQNPDHQIIFPTVAEELAFGLRQQGQSKAEAAARVRDHLAQMGRADWADRLVNSFSQGQKQWLCLEAILLMGPNTILLDEPFAALDLPTRLRLSRRLAALPQRLVTITHDPLHAETVDRVIWLEGGALAADGPPGAVLPAFHAAMAELGARDADADPSA; this is encoded by the coding sequence ATGACAGCAGAGCCCGATGATTCCCTGATCTTTGACGCAGCCGAAGTGCGGCAGGACGGCCACCGCCTGCTCGGGCCGCTGAGCCTGACGCTGCGCGAGCGCCGGGTTGCGGTGATCGGGCGCAATGGCGCGGGCAAATCGACCTTCCTGCGGCTGGCTGCGGGACTGCTTGCGCCAGCCTCGGGACAGGTGCGGGTCTCGGGGCTCGATCCGGCGCGCGACCGCGCGGCGATGCTCGCGACCATCGGCATCCTGTTTCAGAACCCCGACCATCAGATCATCTTTCCGACCGTGGCCGAAGAACTGGCCTTTGGTCTGCGCCAGCAGGGCCAGAGCAAGGCCGAAGCGGCGGCGCGGGTGCGGGATCATCTGGCGCAGATGGGGCGCGCGGATTGGGCGGACCGCTTGGTGAACAGCTTTTCTCAGGGCCAGAAGCAATGGCTCTGCCTTGAGGCGATTTTGCTGATGGGGCCGAACACGATCCTGCTCGACGAGCCTTTCGCCGCGCTCGATCTGCCGACGCGGCTGCGCCTGTCGCGGCGCTTGGCGGCGCTGCCGCAGCGGCTGGTCACGATCACCCACGACCCGCTTCATGCCGAAACCGTCGATCGCGTGATCTGGCTGGAGGGCGGCGCGCTTGCCGCCGATGGCCCACCCGGCGCGGTTCTGCCCGCCTTTCATGCGGCCATGGCCGAATTGGGAGCGCGCGATGCTGACGCTGACCCATCCGCGTAG
- a CDS encoding energy-coupling factor transporter transmembrane component T family protein, producing the protein MLTLTHPRRTPAHRLPAGVKLIALAAASVAIFRLPPLGLGLAALGLLGLYAALGRDLLRAGLRGLWPLWPFVVILGLWYGLTGAPDEGIRLISRMMLAVAAANLVTLTTPLAEMIAVIERALSPLRVFGVNPNAVALAMALVIRFAPVLLEKQRALALAWRARSAKRPGWRLSLPLTLAALDEADHVAEALKARGGVQPARRD; encoded by the coding sequence ATGCTGACGCTGACCCATCCGCGTAGAACGCCCGCCCATCGCCTGCCCGCCGGGGTGAAGCTGATCGCGCTCGCCGCCGCGAGTGTCGCGATCTTTCGTCTGCCACCGCTGGGCCTTGGACTGGCGGCGCTGGGCCTCCTTGGGCTTTACGCCGCCTTGGGGCGCGATCTCTTGCGTGCGGGGCTGCGCGGGCTTTGGCCGCTCTGGCCCTTCGTCGTGATCCTCGGCCTCTGGTATGGGCTGACCGGCGCGCCCGATGAGGGCATTCGGCTGATCTCGCGCATGATGCTGGCGGTGGCGGCGGCCAATCTGGTGACGCTGACGACGCCCTTGGCCGAGATGATCGCGGTGATCGAGCGCGCGCTCTCGCCGCTGCGCGTCTTTGGCGTCAATCCGAATGCGGTCGCTTTGGCGATGGCGCTGGTCATCCGCTTCGCGCCGGTGTTGCTTGAGAAGCAAAGGGCGCTGGCGCTGGCCTGGCGCGCGCGCTCGGCCAAACGTCCGGGATGGCGGCTTTCGCTGCCATTGACCCTTGCCGCGCTGGATGAAGCCGATCATGTTGCGGAAGCTTTGAAGGCGCGGGGCGGCGTGCAGCCTGCCCGGCGCGATTAG
- a CDS encoding biotin transporter BioY: MERSLAHIALFAALIAVLGLMPRIDLISGVPITLQTFGVMLAGTVLGAKRGFLAVLLFVVLGLIGLPIFSGGRGGLGVLAGPTVGYIIGFPITAFVAGWITERWRNVPVGVAATVASIIGPMVLLSVFGALGMAYILGKSFSEAYLLTLPFLAGDAIKAVLAGFVTQTLARLRPSVVTSRA; encoded by the coding sequence ATGGAACGCAGCCTTGCCCATATCGCTTTGTTCGCGGCGCTGATCGCGGTTCTGGGGTTGATGCCTCGGATCGACCTGATCTCGGGCGTGCCGATTACGCTCCAGACCTTCGGGGTGATGCTGGCGGGCACGGTGCTGGGCGCGAAGCGCGGTTTTCTCGCGGTGCTTCTCTTCGTGGTGCTGGGCCTGATCGGCCTGCCGATCTTTTCGGGCGGGCGCGGCGGGCTTGGCGTGCTGGCCGGGCCGACGGTCGGTTACATCATCGGCTTTCCGATCACCGCTTTCGTCGCGGGCTGGATCACTGAGCGCTGGCGCAATGTGCCGGTGGGGGTCGCGGCCACGGTGGCCTCGATCATCGGGCCGATGGTGCTCTTGTCGGTCTTTGGCGCGCTCGGCATGGCCTATATTCTCGGCAAGAGCTTTTCCGAGGCCTATCTTCTGACGCTGCCCTTCCTTGCGGGCGATGCGATCAAGGCGGTTCTGGCGGGCTTTGTCACCCAGACGCTCGCGCGGCTGCGGCCCTCGGTCGTGACTTCTCGCGCGTAA
- a CDS encoding NAD(P)/FAD-dependent oxidoreductase, which translates to MLDQHHQTDLAKLVSELNDALVAQDADATATLFLDTGYWRDLAAFTWNLKTMEGPAQVRDMARAQLSHIKPVSIALDPRESVTSAGGVTEGWLVLETETGRGVGHIRMKDGKIWTLLTTLHELKGHEEPRGLRRPMGAEHGHDPNRRTWKEKREDEAASLGFDAQPYVLVIGGGQGGIALGARLRQLGVPAIIVDKHPRPGDQWRNRYKSLCLHDPVWYDHLPYIPFPDNWPVFAPKDKVGDWLEMYTKVMELNYWSSTTAKSAQYDAAKGEWTVVVERDGREITLHPKQLVLATGMSGKANVPKIPGQDVFKGEQQHSSQHPGPDAYKGKKVVVIGANNSAHDICAALWEGGADVTMVQRSSTHIVKSDSLMDIGLGDLYSERALANGVTTDKADMIFASLPYAIMADFQVPVYNKIRERDAEFYRKLEDAGFMLDFGDDDSGLFMKYLRRGSGYYIDVGACDLVIDGSIKLQSGKGIERLTETGVLLDDGTELPADLVVYATGYGSMNGWAADLISQEVADKVGKCWGLGSGTTKDPGPWEGEQRNMWKPTQQEGLWFHGGNLHQSRHYSRYLSLQLKARLEGLETQVYGLQKPHHLS; encoded by the coding sequence ATGCTCGACCAACACCATCAGACCGATCTGGCCAAACTGGTCTCGGAACTGAATGACGCGCTTGTGGCGCAGGATGCCGATGCCACGGCCACTCTGTTTCTGGACACGGGCTATTGGCGCGATCTTGCGGCTTTCACCTGGAACCTGAAGACGATGGAGGGCCCGGCGCAGGTCCGCGACATGGCACGCGCGCAGCTCTCGCATATCAAGCCGGTGTCGATCGCGCTTGATCCGCGCGAAAGTGTGACCTCGGCGGGCGGCGTGACCGAAGGCTGGCTGGTGCTCGAAACCGAGACCGGGCGCGGCGTCGGCCATATCCGCATGAAGGACGGCAAGATCTGGACGCTGCTGACCACGCTGCACGAGCTGAAAGGCCATGAGGAGCCGCGCGGCCTCCGTCGCCCGATGGGGGCCGAGCACGGCCATGACCCGAACCGCCGCACCTGGAAGGAAAAGCGCGAGGATGAGGCCGCGAGCCTTGGCTTTGACGCCCAGCCCTATGTGCTGGTGATCGGTGGCGGTCAGGGCGGCATCGCACTTGGCGCGCGTCTGCGTCAATTGGGCGTGCCCGCAATCATCGTCGACAAGCATCCGCGTCCGGGCGATCAATGGCGCAACCGCTATAAATCGCTCTGCCTGCACGACCCGGTCTGGTATGACCACCTCCCCTATATCCCCTTCCCCGACAATTGGCCGGTCTTTGCGCCCAAGGACAAGGTCGGCGACTGGCTGGAGATGTATACCAAGGTCATGGAGCTGAATTACTGGTCCTCGACCACGGCGAAATCGGCGCAATATGATGCGGCAAAGGGCGAATGGACGGTCGTGGTCGAGCGCGACGGGCGCGAGATCACCTTGCATCCGAAGCAGCTCGTGCTCGCGACCGGCATGTCGGGCAAGGCCAATGTGCCGAAAATCCCCGGGCAGGATGTCTTCAAGGGCGAGCAGCAGCATTCCAGCCAACACCCCGGCCCCGACGCCTATAAGGGCAAGAAGGTTGTGGTGATCGGCGCGAATAACTCGGCCCATGACATCTGCGCGGCGCTCTGGGAGGGCGGAGCCGATGTGACCATGGTTCAGCGGAGCTCGACCCATATCGTGAAATCCGACAGCCTGATGGATATCGGGTTGGGCGATCTTTACTCTGAGCGCGCCTTGGCCAATGGCGTGACCACCGACAAGGCCGACATGATCTTCGCTTCGCTGCCCTATGCGATCATGGCCGATTTTCAGGTGCCGGTTTACAACAAGATCCGCGAGCGCGACGCTGAGTTCTACCGCAAGCTCGAGGATGCCGGTTTCATGCTCGACTTCGGCGATGACGATTCGGGGCTCTTCATGAAATACCTGCGCCGCGGCTCGGGCTATTACATCGACGTCGGGGCCTGTGATCTGGTCATCGACGGCTCGATCAAGCTGCAATCCGGCAAGGGGATCGAGCGGCTGACCGAAACCGGCGTGCTTTTGGATGACGGCACCGAGCTGCCCGCCGATCTCGTGGTCTATGCGACGGGCTATGGCTCGATGAACGGTTGGGCGGCGGATCTGATCAGCCAAGAGGTCGCGGATAAGGTCGGCAAATGCTGGGGCTTGGGCTCTGGCACCACCAAGGACCCCGGCCCGTGGGAGGGCGAGCAGCGCAATATGTGGAAGCCGACCCAGCAGGAGGGGCTGTGGTTCCACGGCGGCAACCTGCACCAGTCGCGCCACTATTCGCGCTATCTCTCGCTGCAATTGAAAGCGCGGCTCGAAGGGTTGGAAACGCAGGTCTACGGCCTGCAAAAGCCCCATCACCTCAGTTGA
- a CDS encoding sigma-54-dependent Fis family transcriptional regulator yields the protein MSDLHHIREIESVRAGHEAARHPIVVESWLRCLNEHGLDPTARAAAHIVTERELRLHRERSGDLIEIARSGIERLYALVAGQNYVLMLSDRDGVTVEYLGDAVQKEGLRRSGLYLGAEWSEARAGTCALGACLEAGEALIIHQTDHFDVTHAGLSCTAAPIYDTRGQLAAALDISLLSSPLPRASQSMALNLVRQTVRRIEMANIMAENRHDWVLRLAGSPDFLDVDPEAAVALDGAGRVIGATHGAMRVLTAAAGVPWREGHRLIGRPLSDFLNIRLDRLDDLTRDRPAAERLIETRDGHRLFAHAIEPRAQPLRSPARPALARTGALPTPLRALAGDDPAMASLLARAAALAPSTLPVLIEGETGSGKLTLARAIHEVSGRRAFVTLSAAELSEPEAEAQLFGRIAARRVENGLLSELGGGTLVLQNVEDLPERVQTRLSRLLAEGGFVPLGGLRPVPVDLRIIATSQHGAARLRPDFYHRLCGGLLSLPRLAARQDLLWLARRMTESAAGQRLDLPPDIMRALAERDWPGNLRELGFVARALAGLVEGRSLPVAPALALLGPAQPKTGAPSEAALLAQMLEASGGNISLCARRLGVDRSTIHRRLRRYGLVGRG from the coding sequence GTGAGCGACCTTCATCATATTCGCGAAATCGAAAGCGTCCGGGCCGGCCATGAGGCCGCGCGTCATCCCATCGTCGTCGAAAGCTGGCTGCGCTGCCTCAATGAACATGGCCTCGACCCGACGGCGCGGGCCGCGGCCCATATCGTCACCGAGCGCGAATTGCGCCTCCATCGCGAGCGCTCCGGGGATCTGATCGAGATCGCGCGCTCGGGGATCGAGCGGCTTTACGCGCTGGTCGCCGGGCAGAATTACGTCCTGATGCTGTCGGATCGCGACGGGGTGACGGTCGAATATCTGGGCGACGCGGTGCAAAAAGAGGGGCTGCGCCGCAGCGGGCTTTATCTCGGCGCGGAATGGTCCGAGGCGCGGGCCGGGACCTGCGCGCTTGGCGCCTGTCTCGAGGCGGGCGAGGCGCTGATCATCCACCAGACCGACCACTTCGACGTGACCCATGCGGGGCTTTCTTGCACGGCGGCGCCGATTTACGACACGCGCGGGCAGCTCGCGGCGGCTTTGGACATTTCGCTTCTGTCCTCGCCTTTGCCGCGTGCCAGTCAGTCGATGGCGCTCAATCTGGTGCGCCAAACGGTCCGGCGCATCGAAATGGCGAATATCATGGCCGAGAACCGCCATGATTGGGTGCTGCGGCTGGCGGGTAGCCCGGATTTTCTTGATGTCGATCCCGAGGCTGCGGTTGCGCTGGATGGCGCGGGCCGGGTGATCGGGGCGACCCATGGCGCAATGCGGGTGCTGACGGCGGCGGCGGGCGTTCCTTGGCGCGAGGGCCATCGTCTGATCGGGCGGCCTCTGTCGGATTTCCTGAACATCCGCCTCGACCGGCTGGACGATCTCACCCGCGACCGTCCCGCCGCCGAAAGGCTGATCGAGACCCGCGACGGCCATCGCCTCTTTGCCCATGCGATCGAGCCGCGCGCCCAGCCTTTGCGCAGCCCCGCCCGTCCGGCGCTGGCGCGGACCGGCGCCTTGCCCACGCCCCTGCGCGCGCTTGCAGGCGATGATCCTGCCATGGCGAGCCTGCTTGCCCGCGCGGCGGCGCTGGCGCCAAGCACGCTTCCGGTGCTGATCGAAGGCGAGACCGGCAGCGGCAAGCTGACGCTTGCCCGCGCGATCCACGAGGTCTCGGGGCGGCGCGCCTTCGTGACGCTCTCGGCGGCCGAGCTTTCCGAGCCCGAAGCCGAGGCGCAGCTCTTCGGGCGCATCGCGGCGCGGCGGGTGGAAAACGGCCTGCTCTCCGAGCTCGGAGGCGGCACGCTGGTCTTGCAAAATGTCGAGGACCTGCCCGAGCGGGTTCAGACCCGGCTGTCGCGCCTGCTGGCCGAGGGCGGCTTTGTCCCGCTTGGCGGGTTGCGACCGGTGCCAGTCGATCTGCGCATTATCGCGACCAGCCAGCATGGCGCGGCGCGGCTGCGGCCCGATTTCTATCACCGGCTTTGCGGCGGGCTGCTCTCGCTGCCGCGTTTGGCCGCGCGGCAGGATCTGCTGTGGCTGGCGCGGCGGATGACCGAGAGCGCGGCGGGCCAACGCCTTGACCTGCCGCCCGACATCATGCGCGCCTTGGCCGAGCGCGACTGGCCGGGCAATCTGCGCGAGCTGGGCTTTGTCGCCCGCGCCTTGGCCGGGCTGGTCGAGGGGCGCAGCCTGCCGGTCGCGCCCGCGCTTGCGCTGCTCGGTCCTGCTCAGCCCAAAACCGGCGCGCCTTCGGAAGCGGCGCTTCTGGCGCAGATGCTGGAGGCCTCGGGCGGGAATATCTCGCTTTGCGCGCGTAGGCTCGGGGTCGATCGCTCGACCATCCACCGCAGGCTGCGCCG